In the genome of Vespa crabro chromosome 1, iyVesCrab1.2, whole genome shotgun sequence, the window ATGTCTGGTCGTTTATGAATAGGCTTTTCGCTAAAAAGCTTTACTATTTTAAGTGATTTGGTATTTGTTGGTCTAACGACTTCGCCAAAGATACGATTGCTCAAACGATTCATACGATTAGCATAGCTTGTTCCTACAGTCGctaaatgtatatacttattcattttaataagatcaatGATATCTAAATAAACTTTAAACGTGAATTCTCCCAGAGTATTATTGCTGTATAAAAATGCTTTTATATGACACCATACGAAttctgaaaaaattatttaatttgaaattacaaaaatatttataacctTATATCCttaaaatatactttaaaaaacatgacattaaaataaataaaccaaATAAAATAGAGTGTACCTGATATAACCTAAGACGTTTTTAGCAACTAACAGCGTACGAACAGGTATACCACCCTTTGGGTACTGAATGTCactaaatatttctaaattaatatttttcatgaaatcttgtttatttattattattttttaatattaacttttaatagtttacatattttttatttataaaataagatttattttacatgACTGTTTCGgttttattttgtaaagatTAGTATCAATATATGCACGcatatctatttaaaaaatattaagtacgCACACAATAGCATATCATTCGTGTATTACATTGTTTTGTATCATAAAAAGAATACTCGGCAGAATGAAAAGTACCTTTATTATCCTCTTTAtcgtataagaaaatatacagggtgaaaaaatgattgaaaaggAATCATTACTGTTTGATTGTTCGATAAAAGTTTATTGTTGAATATGGAATGATATGCTTTTTGATAATACTGGCTAGTTATATCCAAAATAACACATGATTCGCTCGTTTaacattttgttataatctatatatactcTGTTTGACAAACTTTAAAATTagtttaatattatgattttttcaaattaattttatattccagAAGCATGTTATTTTCTGGCGGTAATGAAAGACAAGCTCTTAATATGTTTTCTATAGCAGCTCGTTGTTTGAATAATGCATTTATCACAGGTGTACCTTTTGGTACTAATGGTGCTTTGCACAAATATGAGAGTATAGAAAGAACACTCTCAAAACCTCGAAATTCTTCATCCTTTTGATCTATGTGTCGGAAAGTAATACGAGAACAAAGTTCAGCCAGCAATACCAAATCCAAAATGATCGGACTTGCCAGTAAAGAATCTTCACAAGTATTATGTATTACAATAGTATTATGACCACCAAGCATTATTTCTGATGTGTATTCATCCATTGCTCTCTTGCTGTCGCCTATGTTTCAAGACATAttcattgtaatattaatatctattaatcaaaattattaaaaatattgttagtCATTTATTTGTAACGTACCAACATACGGaacatatttaataacaacGCAGTGATCTGGCTTTTCTCCAGGTTCGTACAAAATTTGATTCGATTGAACCATATCGTCTACTACGTTACTCTTTGAAATCTggaatacataaaatattgattaatattgtaaaataaatattgtattgatcaaaaattaatattgtagTGATTTATAGCTGTATCATTTCAATTGAATCGAAGATTACCTCTTTCGAACGGAATTGTTGAGGTGCTGATAAATTATATCCATCATTGTTTCCAAGATGATTGTAGCTAACGATCGATACTGGTTTAATACCAGCAGATACTAAGAAGTCTACAAGAACCGATTTCAATTTTGTTTGACCAGATTTAAAATCATCGCCAGcaataaatgtattttgtCTTTCAGCTAATTCTATTGTTCCTGGTACAAAAGTATTTTGTGGCGAACCGTTTATATAAGTGCACTGAGAAAAACATAAagatttacaatataaaaatatataaatgaagtaaatataatatgactAACTTACCCCTTCCAATGCTGCGGCTACGGCGAATATTGTACTCGGACTAATTTCAGAATGATTTTCATCAATGGCTTTTAATAAGTTGTCAGCAGTATCGTTTATTCCTGGAATAATCCTTGAAAATCTTTCGGTATTTGCAGTCCATAAAATGATTACTTGATCCAAATTTTTAGACGTTTTAAATTCCGTTATGTCTTTTCTTATACAAGCCAATTGTTCAACTTTTGTTCCAtgtataacattatcaactCTACTttcctaaaaaagaaaacaaataatttacttTAACGATAgtattaaatcaataaaaataaataaatataaatagattacTAACTTGGTTCGATGCGATGAAATCAGcataataaatactttttctcGGCTTCATATGGATCATATGTGATTTAAGTTgtttttgtaaattaatatctaaaacCTTTGCACGTTTCATAGCATCAGCGAGATTCATACTCGAAATATCCCATCCATCGATTTCGATATCGTTCGGATGAACCATAGGTAACATTGAAGACATCGGCACAAATACATCTTGATTATCTTTGCTCCCTAATTTAACGGTAGATGCTTGAAGCAAGGAACCATACCTGTAGTTCGTACCAAACACATTTTTAATACctttatagataattatttaagtttaaatattttatagtctGATCATACCAATTGGCTTTTTTAATTCCAGTTGTTGTTTCCCATGTGAGTTTGTGTTTATTTGCTATCAGGGCTGCCGTTATTGTTGTACCATTGTTTCCACCCCAACCCACTAGCATAACACCAAGTTTTGGCACTTTTGTCTGTGTTCTTATTAACAGTTTCGTCGATACTGGTCTTACCTGTAATAATACgttgcaatattattatctagaTTGCACGATGTTCTATGAAAATTAAGATAcctcgatataaaataaaaatttgtcagGGAAGTGCTAGGCATGATAAAGTAAGAAAATCCATAAACAAGATCAACAGAAAGAATTCTTTATcgcattattaataatatgagcTTTTCACTGACTGAAGTGACTAATTccattttttgaattttttttttaaattttactgTCAAATTACTCGATTggtgatttttaatatttcaaataaatttgatttaataactacattaacacaacaacaatgacaaaacTTTGTATGATAgttgattaatatattatgtatttcagtagacaatgttttattaaattaaattaaattaaatgaattatgttatgttatattataagaCTATTGCAAATAGATTAATGCGTAATATTGTAGGAATACCGATAAAAGTAGGTATCCATTATATTCCTATAATAGTAGTATTCATACGTTATCCGACAACAAATGTTATTTGTCTCAAATGTTTTCTTTGCCTCAACTATTCGATGAAACAATATTGTTCATTTTCACGTTTCCATTCTATTGCGTTTTTCATGAAATAGTAAactatattatgttatttaaatattttcaaagtaagaaaaaaattataattttaccaatttcatcaatttttaacaataatttttaaaaataatctgcttaaatttacgaaattctaaaaatatacatttttaaaaactaacaaatagaatatttaataataattttgaaatagcagcgtttataaaaattaatataattgtcactactataaaagaattatagtaaattcgaaatatttaatttccaaaataatacaatattattattgtcattcggtcaaaaacaatatttcagTGTAAAAATAACATCCATAAATTGCAATTAATTAACTTACATATatctattgtatttatattataatatttatcatagaacaaagttgaaaaaatgaaaaaacaactatatatatgaaaaattatcgcACAGTACGatatattgtttgtattaaattttattgttgAATCGTTTAGTAACATATATGCGTGATTCATTGCATACACATTAATAGCTACAGTTATGCGCGTGATCAAAATACTTTGATTTActatatgaaatgaaatgcaTTACTCTACTTAACTCGAAGCATTACataaaacaatgttaaataatactgaagataaattaaaactttttGTGATAAGAAAATGATACCGATATGCAACAATACACATAATGTTTATGTTATTACGACTCGAAGCCTTAGATACAAtatttagtaatatttaaaatatttaaatcgcTTAAAATTTCcgcaaaaataatttatgaatttacATTTTGTAAATGCTTTAAGattcatattgaaataatGCATTTTCGTATAGATAAACATAAACACAGGATATTACATCATCATCAAATTTTCacgcatatttaaaaatattgaatatgaattagcaaaagaaaatatttcaagtaaAGGTATTTGTTTCCGAGATaaagttattttaaataatagtatGCCTTTACTCCAAACGATAGTTTGTATAGTAAACACAAAACCATCTAAGATGGATAGTATACCTTTGTCCTAATAAAAGATCTTCAAGGACATCTGAAAAGTATGCGCGAAAGCGTCTAAAACTAGTTAGAGAAGACTAGAATCAGTGGAACAGTCTAAATTACGGTCGCGTAAAATGTGCTGACGCGttcacatatataaaaaatatattaaagtttgCACTAAACAATTAATCGCTTACAGATATAAGTTTCAATTAAAAGTGACAacaatatatagatttatagtTAATGGTTGTTTCATCGtatttaattcaaatttaatcataataacccATGAAAAGTATACACAAGTATCATTAGAAGAtacgaaagaattattaacattagtattaattatattaaagaaaaatagaatcgGAAGCATTCGGgtaagaaaaaacagaaaagtaGATCACAATCGATTAACACTTACCGTGAACTTGTCAGTATTGTCTTCTAGCACATTTGTAGTCTGGTATTCGTACTCCGCCTCGATATAATCCTCTGTGTATTTTACTTTTGGTGAATcgatatgaatttttaaagccatttttatcttcttgcCGTTGATAAAATGTTGGAGTTATCAAAtactttcttctctattttaaatttcgCACAATTAAAAAGCCGGAAGAATGAATGTATattcgtatgtatatgttcaGAACATTCAATGTTACGATCGATCGTAAACTAAATAGTAACCGAAGACCTTCTTTCTCCGTCCCTCCTATCTATTTGCGTATCTATCTAACCTGTTATGTACtgcattgatatttatatttgttaattcttatatgaaatataaatcaaaatatgttatatttgttaatttttattatatgaaatataaatcagaatatttttaatataattacaatttttttttaggacTTGCGTATAttaagaatgaaattataataaccggcgataataaatttcttggATTATATAGACAGGCTTACGAGCAAGACGATAAAGAGCGGCGTATAGAAGTGTATCTATCTTAAAAGCCAACTTCGAGGCTGAAACGTTAATGTGGCCAGGACAGGCAAGCATGCGCTTTAAAAGTGCCTAACTGGAACTCCCCTTCCATCTACATTTGACTGGAACCTATTATATTTGGTTACCGGTCGACTTTTATTAGTCATACTGATCTTACACGTACCGAAAACGTGCTTCTACAaagatctctttctttcatttgttcCAATAAAATGTACgggaaaaaacaaattaagaaTGTATAACGAGAATTCTAAAGCATTCTTACTAAATTGACGATATTGAAATCGTTTGCCTTATAAGACAATTACTTGTCTtttaatatcaagaaaaatattaaaataaaattattgtttttatttatagaagaATTACGATCAaagacaattatttattatatctttatgttCGTTAATGTATATGCTTAtggataaagatgataattttcttaaatattaataatatttaaaaactttttcacgatctaataatatatcataattttaaattgtaataacaatttaatatatttaagctattaatttttattgcaatatattaatttttatgtaataatttcacgaattgaaatattttctctttttggaaCCTCAAAAATAATGCGATATGAATTGCGAAATTGCTTTCCTTGCGATATGAATATGTAATGTCatgtcattattttaatgttctaTAGATCATAGTTTCAAATTTAATGACATATATATGCGTAAAGTATTTggtacatacaaatataatatattatgatatgttatcgtataaattgttataatatgcTATCATACATAATATTGTTAAGAATGATATGATTAGAAAAAgtattgtattaatatatatataattgctagaaactatattttttttttaatgaaactaatcagtaattattttattgagcATAGTATAGAGAGTAAGTATCTAGAAGGGCATAATAAAGGCATCTTCCAGCCATCGGTCGTTATTGTTAGTCGGTCTGTGAACTGTTCAATTACATCACGTGTTGCTGGAATGCATAGATTGTTTCAATCAATTGGCACTCGGTGGCTCTAGAACTTTCATAATGGAAGAATTATGTTACCAAGCTACTCGTAAGTCGACGCCTGATCAACGATTATGAACTGTAATCTGTTTACAAAAGATGATTTTATCTACCTCACTGCAAAATATGATCTCACTGCAAAACATGATCTCACTGCAAAACATGATCTCGCTATGTTTTCGATCTAATACATAAATTCTTTCAAGATACTACATATTCGATATtgttttttgaatatttattactactaatttatattatcatcgattaCAAATAACGTGTTAAATaaagatgaaatatatatcaatacaaatgaatctaattaatatctcttacataatataaatcttaatgtaataatgtaaacattaattaactttatagagaaaaagactATTTGTTGTAGATGTAATCATAATACGTGGTTgaggtaaaaaagagaaattatagcGATACATTGATcgtattatgtatttttatacgatattaatttgacatttgaatttatcgaaatctctcgataataaataaatattctcgaAATCTCGATTTCTCGAATTCTCGATTTTTCAAATCAATAACTAAGTTTCGATACATCGCagtttttcttatcgtttatatcgttatatctATTCGTAATATTTGCATGGTTTGGATTTACTTTCTATGTATATCtctttaaatatgtattatttaaaatatttacgtgTTAATAAATCGTTTAAGTGTTTAAATCGAATGTACAGGATTAATAGtgtgcatacacatacatgtacaaatataaattatagataaagcaaatataaatttttgtaatacTATAGATTTCAAATACTGCAAActctattatcgataattaatcgataatgttttcatgttatttatttcattatacttTACAATTATCTCTTAACATcaatcgataatatagaaaacaaTGTCATTATTACCTCTGTAAACTGTATAGTAATTCCAAGTTATTTCTAATGAAAAGTAGCATGcacaaaaaatatgtattaaaattatctttgcataattattatagatagtatcaataaaattagatattttgttttaattattacgttttgtttcaataattcaaatatttataatgtatgtaaaaaCAAGAGCAATATATTATAAGTTTCTAAAAAAGTGTAATCGTTTTATAACTACTCCAGCtaaacaagaaaacaaatttaagtGGATAGAACCAATAGGGACAGATACGGGTATTAAACTATACAACCCAATTACAAAGACTAAAGTtccattaatattaagaaaagaagGCTTCTTAACATGGTATATGTGTGGTCCAACAGTTTACGACTCTGCTCATATTGGACATGCaacgtaatatacatattataagcAACaagaatatgtatacatacatacgtacatatatagtccatgttcaattaatataattaataagtcATTATTAATAGTCAATgtttgatatacatatacatgtttgatatacatatgtatatcaacATTGACTATATTATTTCatgtatttattgtataatattatttttttttagcacTTACATCCAATTCGACATCATAAGACAAATTCTAtcacaatattttaatattcatacattaatgataatgGGTGTAACagatattgatgataaaataataaagcgagctgtagaagaaggaagagattttaaagaattatccaaattctatgaaaatgaattttttaatgatctgGAAATGTTAAATATCACAATGCCGCATTTCAGTTGTAGAGTTACGGAATATATGCcacaaataatacaatttattgctaatattttaGCCAAAAATAAAGCTTATGTTGCAAAAGAtggtaaattttttattattactttatgcttatttatatacttattatttaatattacatattatataggaTCTGTATATTTTGATACcaaatcatataataaatatggaaAACTTATAGTTCCATTTATGGATACTATTTACACAGATAAGAGATCATCGTTAGATTTTGCTTTATGGAAAGCAGCAAAAGATAAAGAACCATATTGGGAATCTCCATGGGGTTGTGGAAGACCAGGATGGCACATAGAATGTAGTGCTATGGCaaggtaatattttataataatatttatttgaaaaaggtaaataattataaacaaatacctattatcttcttattaaaatgtacatcatataaataattagtgCAGTATTTGGAAGAACAATAGATATTCATAGTGGTGGAATTGATTTGATGTTTCCACATCATGAAAATGAAGAGGCACAATCCTGTTGCTATCATAATACAGATCAATGGGTAAATTATTGGTTACATTGTGGACATTTATGTTTAAAAGATAACATTAAAATGTCAAAAAGCTTAAAAAATACCATAAGCATAAAAAAGTTTCTTGAAAAGTACACAACCAATGATTTAAGAATGTTGTGTTTACTTTCTCACTATAGGAATAGTATGTATTTGcaaactattttattataattatttaaatttaattatcttatctgtatatttatttatttattttagatattatatattctgatGATGTGATTAATCATGCTGTAAgtgtaagaaataaaatagaaaattttattaatgaatgtaataattatttgactGGTAAAATCAATAGTGGTAATATAGATGAAGCTTCTTTGATTCATGTgagtacaaatattttataaaaaaagaaaatataacatttttttaaacacataaattcatttttatagaatttGCATGAAACAAAAAGTATAGTACATATGGCTCTAGCAAATGATTTCAATACTGCACAAGCAATACGAGCTATTTTAAATCTTGTTGACATAggtaataaaatgttttctcAAAATAATGTGAGtatatatttagttatttTAGTCTTTAAGATAATCTATATAACTGATATCACATagtcaatttatattttatactttagaGTACTCTTAATGATAAAGGTACAACTGCAGTTGCTGCAGTTTCCGTATACATTTCAAATATACTTTCTATCTTTGGCTTTATAAAATCTAAATCCTTAGTAGAAAATCGAAAAACCGAAGATATTATCAAATACTTTGTGGAATTTAGAAGTGTGGTTAGAAATAGAGTATTAGAGCAAAAACAAAATGACGAACTTTTATTACTTGCATGTGATACAGCAAGAAAGAATTTATCTACTTGTGGAATTACTGTGAaggtaaaaattattattattattattattattatttaagaaataaaattatttattatatttcatttaaatgtaaattctTTGTATTTGTAGGATCGTAAAAGTGTGTCTACATGGGACTACCACAAATTAACTTAAAATAAAcacaattatatagaaaaaccaaaaatggaattttattgcataaattgaaatatatgatacaatatactttattacattaccttattttctatactttttaattttttagaactactatcattatcactcaaatttttccttttcttattttctttcttttctgctAGTGTTTTTTTAAgaccttttaattttcttgtctgtattttattaatattttgtgtACCAATATGAATACGGCCAAAAGTAGTTCCAAAAACATCCGttgaaatattcttctttttctttatctataaatttattatgatttgaAAAAgcaattgttatattaaagtATTACTTATTGCTATAAGTAATTAGAATAAGTAGTAGTATTATTACCTTCAATTCTTTTGGTTTCTTACAGGCCTGCTTAAAATGATCAACAGAAGCCAATTTACTACGTCTACATACCAAATCAATAGATGGACCAATTTCTTCTAATTCAACACGTGGAATTCTAGAATctgatttttttaaaagtatcCTAGAATAGTAAACAATAtgttaaaaaggaataatagtaCTGATGTGAATTATAACTTTTAATTGATGTATTTTAAACAACTTTTGATGTTGTTTGAATTTTTGCTTCACCTGTAACTTCGTACATATATCTTGTTCTCATCAGCAGTAAAACTCAACACATGTTCTAGTCCTTGCAATCCGATTTTTTGAACTACTTCTCGTTGAAACATATcaataaatagattttttattctattatattgttgattattttcgaaaagttCACCATTAAAAACTAATAATGGTTTTATTCCTATTGAAATCTTAGGAACTTTGAACTCCTTtaaacttttataattttctataccAAACTCCATCATGTCTAATAAAGTATGTTCATACATTCTACCGAATATAAGATTGTGTGGACGTTTTTTATTGTGTGAGCCAAATATAAAAAGTGGTGCATTTAACTTCGacgaaattttttcaatagttGTCGCATCTTCAAATGGAActatatcattctttttttgcatCATTTGCATATCAGGTTTTTTGAGTTCATACTAatcaaacatttttatattaatcttacaaaatatcatttgtatatataacataaaacgTTGTTAAACTTACCAAATCTTTCATACAATCATTGACAATTTGAGAAGTATTTCTGCCTTTAATACAAAAAGCTTGTTTAGCatcttcaattaattttggttctttatttaaaattgctttttttcctttatggGTAGTAGGTTTactataacataaatataataataataaaaattgcttaaacataatattataatcataacaaataaaatatacttacaCAATTCGAGTTATTACTGGCATTGTGAGGCgtatcttaataattataaacaaaactatactaatataattttaatatttataatggcATAAAaccaattatcatataatttaaCTATCAATCAACATGTATTAAGACTTGATCATGAAAACATATGTGTTTCCATAACCTTACATAAATCTCAAATTGCATTAAACACACGTGAATATATCACACATAAATGTGaacataaacaaaatatttaatagatatgCATATCTCTATTCTAGATAGCTATCAACATGAactattttttctatgtttacaAAGCTTTGCAAGTTATATAGTCGATGGTTATATCTATTTCAGCTAATTCTAATCATTACAGTTCTTATCAGTCTTCTTATCAGAGTTTTGTGTCAATTCGTAAATTTTTAGGATATAAGTATACAAAATAAACCGACAATGTTATTTAAGCTTATTGCACTGTCAAGTACTTTCGAGATCGTGcatatgttattaacgttatagccaatatttcaaaaatatagtattttatatatcggaattgcaaaaaataaattttttaaatataagaaaatatgtatttttagtatgattgtaaatatagttaaatatttatattgaaacaTGTATACATCTACTGAAATTGTAGTTAAAACGTTTGACAATAATACGGATTTTTACATCGGTTTAGGATTAGCTATCTCTTCTAGTTTGTTTATaggttaaaaatatatcaatttaatgtatattatttatgcatgttaattataaaaattaaaataaaataaaatatattttgttattgtaaatcaTACAAGTTTATTCTTGTAGGTGCAagttttatcataaaaaaactAGCTTTGATTCGACTTCAAAGATATGGAGGATTACGAGCTTCTTGTGGTGGTTTTGGATACCTTAAAGAATGGATATGGTGGGCTGGTTTGATTTCAAGTaagtatattttaatgaaatctaAAATTAGGAagattgtatttataattattttatttttaatatttaatacttcTGTATTATAGTGGGTGTAGGAGAAGCTGCAAATTTTACTGCATACGCATTTGCCCCTGCTTCTTTAATTACACCACTGGGTGCTCTAAGTGTTTTAGTATCTACAATTTTGGCATCAAAATATCTTAATGAAAAACTTAATTTATTGGGAAAGGTaaagaaatgtaataaaaaagtaacaaattatatattaaacataatattttatacagatTGGATGTTTCTTATGTATTCTGggttcaacaataataatacttcattcaccaaaagaagaagaagttaatAGCTTGGCTGATCTtctagaaaaaattaaagcaCCTGGCTTTATTAGTTAtgttttaattgtaatattgtgTACTTTgattataatcttttattttggtCCTGTATATGGAAAGCAAAatgtaattgtatatatatttttatgctcATCTGTAGGCTCATTAACAGTAATGAGCTGTAAAGGAATAGGATTAGCATTGAAAGAAACTATGTCACTTTTTGGTGCTTTTTCTAATTCGTTGACATGGATATTTCTCTTTAGTGTTATTCTTTGCGTTACATtacaaatgaattatttaaataaatcattagatTTATTTGATACCACTATTGTTATGCCaatttattatgtatgttTCACAACATTAGTTATAGTAGCATCAGCAATATTATTTAGAGAATGGcataatatgaaaattgagGATATTGCAGGATCTTTATGCggtttttttacgattataatagcaatatttttattaaatgcttttaaattaatagatattagCTACAATAACATTAGACACATTTTAAGACCAAAAAGAGAGTTAATTGCTAGCTCAAATTCACATTCAAATATAAGAGATGCAGAACGATTAATGTCCAGAAATTCCAATATAGATCATTCTTATGGAGCACCAGATATAAACAgaactatataaaatatataaataatcggtataaaaaaaagaaaaacttaaacagtttaaaattacaaat includes:
- the LOC124429517 gene encoding 28S ribosomal protein S33, mitochondrial; translated protein: MNKYIHLATVGTSYANRMNRLSNRIFGEVVRPTNTKSLKIVKLFSEKPIHKRPDIVDYYPPHKNIQKLMLHLRDYGLFRDEHQDFKEEYDRLRELRGKKKWIPPPFRK
- the LOC124425672 gene encoding inositol-3-phosphate synthase 1-A, which codes for MALKIHIDSPKVKYTEDYIEAEYEYQTTNVLEDNTDKFTVRPVSTKLLIRTQTKVPKLGVMLVGWGGNNGTTITAALIANKHKLTWETTTGIKKANWYGSLLQASTVKLGSKDNQDVFVPMSSMLPMVHPNDIEIDGWDISSMNLADAMKRAKVLDINLQKQLKSHMIHMKPRKSIYYADFIASNQESRVDNVIHGTKVEQLACIRKDITEFKTSKNLDQVIILWTANTERFSRIIPGINDTADNLLKAIDENHSEISPSTIFAVAAALEGCTYINGSPQNTFVPGTIELAERQNTFIAGDDFKSGQTKLKSVLVDFLVSAGIKPVSIVSYNHLGNNDGYNLSAPQQFRSKEISKSNVVDDMVQSNQILYEPGEKPDHCVVIKYVPYVGDSKRAMDEYTSEIMLGGHNTIVIHNTCEDSLLASPIILDLVLLAELCSRITFRHIDQKDEEFRGFESVLSILSYLCKAPLVPKGTPVINALFKQRAAIENILRACLSLPPENNMLLEYKINLKKS